One window of Leptotrichia sp. oral taxon 498 genomic DNA carries:
- a CDS encoding PTS system mannose/fructose/sorbose family transporter subunit IID produces the protein MAEKIKLTKADRRKVMLRSQFLQGSWNYERMQNGGWAFALIPALKKLYPNKEDASAALKRHLEFFNTHPYIAAPILGVTLALEEEKANGADINDAAIQGVKVGMMGPLAGIGDPVFWFTVRPILGAVAASLAVASGSIVGPLLFFILWNVIRIAFLWYTQEFGYQKGTEITQDLSGGMLQKITKGASILGMFVMGILVQRWITIKFPMIVASAKLSKGAFIEFPKGMVDGTQLQKILTDLAAGLSISPEKVTTLQDNLDQLVPGLAALLLTFLCMWLLKKKVSPILIIFALFIVGIAGHFIGIF, from the coding sequence ATGGCAGAAAAAATAAAATTAACAAAAGCTGATCGTCGTAAAGTTATGCTTCGTTCACAATTTTTGCAAGGTTCTTGGAACTATGAAAGAATGCAAAATGGTGGTTGGGCTTTTGCGTTAATACCAGCATTAAAAAAACTATATCCAAATAAAGAAGATGCGTCAGCAGCATTAAAAAGACATTTGGAATTCTTTAATACGCATCCATATATAGCGGCACCAATTTTAGGAGTTACTTTGGCTTTGGAAGAAGAAAAAGCAAATGGAGCAGATATTAACGATGCGGCTATTCAAGGGGTAAAAGTAGGAATGATGGGACCTCTTGCAGGAATAGGAGATCCAGTGTTCTGGTTTACTGTTCGTCCAATATTGGGAGCGGTTGCGGCTTCTCTTGCAGTTGCTAGTGGTTCGATTGTAGGACCTTTGTTATTCTTTATTTTATGGAATGTAATTCGTATAGCATTCTTATGGTACACACAAGAATTTGGTTACCAGAAAGGAACAGAAATTACACAGGATTTGTCAGGTGGAATGTTACAAAAAATAACAAAAGGTGCATCTATTCTAGGGATGTTTGTAATGGGAATTTTGGTTCAAAGATGGATTACAATTAAATTTCCTATGATAGTTGCGAGTGCAAAATTATCTAAAGGTGCGTTTATCGAATTTCCAAAAGGAATGGTAGATGGAACTCAGTTGCAAAAAATATTGACAGATTTAGCTGCAGGGCTTTCAATTTCGCCTGAAAAAGTTACAACTTTGCAGGATAACTTGGATCAGCTTGTTCCTGGACTTGCAGCATTACTTCTTACATTTTTATGTATGTGGCTTTTGAAGAAGAAAGTTAGTCCAATTTTGATAATTTTTGCATTGTTTATAGTTGGAATAGCAGGACATTTCATTGGAATATTCTAA